The Parus major isolate Abel chromosome Z, Parus_major1.1, whole genome shotgun sequence genome has a window encoding:
- the TRIM14 gene encoding tripartite motif-containing protein 14, which translates to GEPRAAAPGPRLCCAVHAGRPLELFCEDCGSCVCALCPALGAHRGHRACLLAHAVCRTQESMALCLKNLEERKEQEAGNRRRIQQAINDAKAHADIIKWQLSEKITELQLLLREEESLAKNFIDEKTQQGLGAHDQHLRSCEQQLATLETFTHRIKQIQQDSDPIHLLEKYTEIEKEMKESRHLLEEWHPVPLLFEHLLNHYKHFIGVLQSILQKPLEARLKEDVFSSLNPTAMKEPGTVLKTMTPVDRLLFLKHARSPTWEYDSIHPRLKLSDDRLEVSCSWRRIFYPCSPQRFDKLWQVLSRDAFLSGSHYWEVDLLHAGAGWWIGAAYPTIGRKGDSEACRLGWNRASWCLKKFDIEYWAFHKGERIPILIQDDPDCIGIFLNYEAGILSFYNVSDGMAHLHTFHCKFTEPVYPALRLWEGSIRTCKLT; encoded by the exons GGCGAGCCGCGGGCCGCAGCGCCGGGGCCGcggctgtgctgtgctgtccaTGCCGGGCGGCCGCTGGAGCTGTTCTGCGAGGACTGCGGGAGCTGCGTGTGCGCTCTGTGCCCGGCGCTGGGCGCGCACCGCGGACACCGAGCCTGCCTCCTTGCGCACGCCGTGTGCCGCACGCAG GAAAGCATGGCATTGTGCTTGAAGAATctagaagagagaaaagagcaagAAGCTGGTAACAGAAGGAGAATACAGCAGGCCATAAATGATGCGAAG GCACATGCTGATATCATCAAATGGCAGCTGTCAGAAAAAATTACTGAGCTTCAGTTACTTCTTCGGGAAGAAGAGAGTCTGGCAAAAAACTTCATTGATGAAAAGACTCAGCAAGGCCTGGGAGCACATGATCAGCATTTGAGGTCCTGTGAACAACAGCTTGCAACCCTAGAGACCTTCACACATCGAATCAAACAAATACAGCAGGACAGTGATCCTATTCATTTGCTGGAG AAGTACACAGAAAttgagaaggaaatgaaggaatCCAGGCACTTGTTGGAAGAGTGGCATCCAGTACCTCTCTTGTTTGAGCACTTACTTAATCATTATAAACACTTCATCGGAGTTCTTCAGTCCATTCTACAGAAACCATTGGAAGCCCGGCTTAAAGAAG ATGTTTTCAGTAGCCTTAATCCCACTGCAATGAAGGAGCCTGGGACAGTGCTGAAAACCATGACTCCTGTTGATCGGTTGCTTTTCTTAAAAC ATGCAAGATCACCAACCTGGGAATATGACAGCATTCACCCAAGACTGAAATTGTCTGACGACCGTCTTGAAGTAAGCTGTAGCTGGAGGAGAATATTTTACCCCTGTAGTCCCCAGAGATTTGATAAATTATGGCAAGTGCTAAGCAGAGATGCATTCCTTTCTGGGAGCCATTACTGGGAAGTTGACCTGCttcatgctggagcaggatggTGGATTGGCGCAGCCTACCCTACCATTGGCAGGAAAGGAGACTCTGAAGCCTGTCGACTGGGCTGGAATAGAGCATCTTGGTGCCTTAAGAAGTTTGATATTGAGTACTGGGCATTTCACAAGGGAGAGAGAATCCCCATCCTGATACAAGATGATCCTGATTGCATTggcatttttctaaattatgaAGCAGGAATTCTTTCATTCTACAATGTTAGTGATGGCATGGCTCATTTGCACACCTTCCACTGCAAGTTCACAGAACCAGTTTATCCAGCCCTGAGACTCTGGGAAGGATCCATTAGAACATGCAAACTAACGTAA